In Nitrospirota bacterium, the following proteins share a genomic window:
- the carA gene encoding glutamine-hydrolyzing carbamoyl-phosphate synthase small subunit: MSKALLVLSDGIVFEGEGFGSEGETIAEVVFNTSMTGYQEILTDSSYKGQIVTMTYPQIGNYGINGEDIESQGGIKAEGFIVKEVCEFPSNWRSQTSLVEYMKKSNIVGIQGIDTRALTRHLRNHGAQMGIISTADSKPESLLEKVRKHPGISAFDFVKEVTTKKIYKWEEGCWKWQPAAAGVESSKLKIKNFKDSESATQLSTSNSQLLTKKVIVYDFGIKFNILRNLVDAGFDVTVVPAQTPAEKVLEINPDGIVLSNGPGDPQIVTYAIESTKKLMGKKPIFGICLGHQILGLAMGGRTYKLKFGHHGGNHPVKDLSTGRVEITSQNHNYCVDINSLKGQVRLTHKNLFDSSEEGMQHVELPIFSVQHHPEAGPGPNDSAHLFKRFSEMIER, from the coding sequence ATGAGTAAGGCATTATTAGTCCTTTCAGATGGGATTGTGTTTGAAGGCGAGGGGTTTGGCTCTGAAGGCGAAACTATCGCTGAAGTTGTCTTTAATACCTCTATGACAGGGTATCAGGAAATACTCACCGACTCATCATATAAGGGACAGATTGTTACAATGACTTATCCCCAGATCGGAAATTACGGCATAAACGGGGAGGACATAGAATCGCAGGGCGGAATTAAAGCAGAGGGTTTTATAGTGAAAGAGGTCTGCGAGTTTCCGAGCAACTGGCGTTCTCAGACTTCTCTTGTTGAGTATATGAAGAAATCAAATATCGTAGGGATTCAGGGTATTGACACAAGGGCGCTGACAAGGCATTTAAGAAACCACGGCGCACAGATGGGGATAATTTCCACTGCTGATTCAAAACCTGAAAGCCTCCTTGAAAAAGTGAGAAAGCATCCGGGAATTTCGGCATTTGACTTTGTAAAAGAAGTAACGACGAAGAAGATTTATAAATGGGAAGAAGGATGCTGGAAATGGCAGCCTGCTGCTGCAGGAGTTGAAAGTTCAAAGTTAAAAATTAAAAATTTTAAAGACTCTGAATCTGCAACTCAACTTTCAACTTCTAACTCTCAACTTTTAACTAAAAAAGTTATTGTTTACGATTTTGGCATAAAGTTCAATATACTGAGAAACCTTGTTGATGCCGGGTTTGATGTTACTGTTGTCCCTGCGCAGACCCCTGCCGAAAAAGTTCTTGAGATAAATCCTGACGGAATAGTTTTAAGCAACGGGCCCGGTGACCCGCAGATAGTTACTTATGCAATCGAAAGCACAAAGAAGCTGATGGGCAAGAAACCGATATTCGGAATCTGCCTCGGGCATCAGATACTTGGTCTTGCAATGGGCGGGAGAACTTATAAACTCAAATTCGGGCATCACGGCGGAAACCATCCTGTAAAGGATTTATCAACAGGCAGGGTGGAGATAACATCACAGAATCATAATTATTGCGTTGACATAAACAGCCTTAAGGGACAGGTAAGGCTTACGCATAAGAACCTCTTTGACAGCTCTGAAGAGGGCATGCAGCATGTTGAACTTCCGATATTTTCTGTTCAGCACCATCCTGAGGCAGGGCCGGGACCGAATGATTCTGCGCATTTATTTAAGAGGTTCAGTGAGATGATAGAGAGATAA